The Cloeon dipterum chromosome X, ieCloDipt1.1, whole genome shotgun sequence genome includes a window with the following:
- the l(3)04053 gene encoding uncharacterized protein l(3)04053 isoform X1, with protein MADKSGSNDEENPNLRRRRDSEEDDGAYDDGASSSTGARRPDLGLGHAQKRRGRGSRDDSTPEMPRREDSSSLSFKHFLQAPSSSTGARPKVYDNPRNNYEQNSPPFNRPPAASSELASALPDFVQDHLVMEQCYLQNNIDIDNLPDFAAMALGQSRGRLPFDLTARNSDDAPQNGSLPLDLAPSAASRPARARSDNVPCDLGLGNSLVQQFFLQSPLDLRGGEMNLQDNSVNQSLPDFLSDAPILSGRETDGPVAMVEDNDRNGMTDNERILRRQLTESTRRAEQLESELQRQQEVIRHKEEILRRTNSELAALRRENASLRQGFGGGQPDHRTQRLAQNLVTAATNAESSLRTLLQGVEDLRILASALDQGPSGQMHSPPRQSPHHDFDHEDRAGPAL; from the exons ATGGCCGACAAAAGTGGAAGTAACGACGaagaaaatccaaatttacGGCGCCGCAGAGACTCGGAGGAAGACGACGGTGCTTATGACGATGGTGCCTCAAGCTCGACAGGTGCCCGCAGGCCAGATCTTGGGCTAGGTCACGCTCAGAAACGGCGGGGGCGCGGCAGCAGGGACGACTCAACACCGG AAATGCCTCGACGTGAGGACAGCAGCTCCCTCTCCTTCAAACACTTTCTTCAGGCGCCGAGCTCGTCAACAGGCGCGCGGCCGAAAGTGTATGACAACCCTCGGAACAACTACGAGCAGAATTCACCACCGTTCAACAGGCCTCCCGCGGCATCCTCCGAGCTGGCGTCTGCCCTGCCGGATTTTGTACAGGACCACCTCGTGATGGAACAGTGCTACCTGCAGAACAACATTGACATTGACAACCTGCCCGACTTTGCCGCGATGGCCCTGGGCCAGAGCAGGGGTCGGCTGCCGTTCGACCTGACGGCCAGGAACAGCGACGACGCCCCCCAGAATGGTAGCCTACCCCTCGACCTGGCGCCCTCGGCCGCCAGCCGACCTGCCCGGGCGCGAAGTGACAATGTGCCCTGTGATCTTGGACTCGGAAATAGCCTAGTACAACAA tttttcttgcagtcGCCGCTTGATTTGAGAGGTGGCGAAATGAATCTCCAGGACAATTCTGTCAACCAGTCATTGCCAGATTTTTTGTCCGACGCACCAATTTTGAGTGGAAGAGAGACTGACGGCCCAGTTGCCATGGTAGAAGACAATGATAGg AATGGAATGACTGATAATGAGAGAATTCTCAGACGGCAACTAACAGAATCAACGAGACGCGCTGAGCAGCTCGAGTCTGAGCTCCAGAGACAACAAGAAGTAATTAGGCACAAAGAAGAAATTCTCCGTAGAACTAAT AGTGAACTAGCTGCTTTAAGAAGAGAAAACGCAAGTCTTAGACAGGGTTTTGGGGGTGGTCAACCTGATCACAGAACGCAAAGGTTGGCCCAGAATTTGGTCACTGCTGCTACAAATGCGGAATCATCTCTAAG aaCCCTTCTGCAGGGAGTGGAAGACCTTCGCATCCTTGCGTCAGCCCTGGACCAGGGTCCATCGGGCCAGATGCACTCACCCCCCAGACAATCCCCCCACCACGACTTTGACCACGAGGACAGAGCAGGGCCTGCCCTCTAA
- the l(3)04053 gene encoding uncharacterized protein l(3)04053 isoform X2 has product MADKSGSNDEENPNLRRRRDSEEDDGAYDDGASSSTGARRPDLGLGHAQKRRGRGSRDDSTPEMPRREDSSSLSFKHFLQAPSSSTGARPKVYDNPRNNYEQNSPPFNRPPAASSELASALPDFVQDHLVMEQCYLQNNIDIDNLPDFAAMALGQSRGRLPFDLTARNSDDAPQNGSLPLDLAPSAASRPARARSDNVPCDLGLGNSLVQQSPLDLRGGEMNLQDNSVNQSLPDFLSDAPILSGRETDGPVAMVEDNDRNGMTDNERILRRQLTESTRRAEQLESELQRQQEVIRHKEEILRRTNSELAALRRENASLRQGFGGGQPDHRTQRLAQNLVTAATNAESSLRTLLQGVEDLRILASALDQGPSGQMHSPPRQSPHHDFDHEDRAGPAL; this is encoded by the exons ATGGCCGACAAAAGTGGAAGTAACGACGaagaaaatccaaatttacGGCGCCGCAGAGACTCGGAGGAAGACGACGGTGCTTATGACGATGGTGCCTCAAGCTCGACAGGTGCCCGCAGGCCAGATCTTGGGCTAGGTCACGCTCAGAAACGGCGGGGGCGCGGCAGCAGGGACGACTCAACACCGG AAATGCCTCGACGTGAGGACAGCAGCTCCCTCTCCTTCAAACACTTTCTTCAGGCGCCGAGCTCGTCAACAGGCGCGCGGCCGAAAGTGTATGACAACCCTCGGAACAACTACGAGCAGAATTCACCACCGTTCAACAGGCCTCCCGCGGCATCCTCCGAGCTGGCGTCTGCCCTGCCGGATTTTGTACAGGACCACCTCGTGATGGAACAGTGCTACCTGCAGAACAACATTGACATTGACAACCTGCCCGACTTTGCCGCGATGGCCCTGGGCCAGAGCAGGGGTCGGCTGCCGTTCGACCTGACGGCCAGGAACAGCGACGACGCCCCCCAGAATGGTAGCCTACCCCTCGACCTGGCGCCCTCGGCCGCCAGCCGACCTGCCCGGGCGCGAAGTGACAATGTGCCCTGTGATCTTGGACTCGGAAATAGCCTAGTACAACAA tcGCCGCTTGATTTGAGAGGTGGCGAAATGAATCTCCAGGACAATTCTGTCAACCAGTCATTGCCAGATTTTTTGTCCGACGCACCAATTTTGAGTGGAAGAGAGACTGACGGCCCAGTTGCCATGGTAGAAGACAATGATAGg AATGGAATGACTGATAATGAGAGAATTCTCAGACGGCAACTAACAGAATCAACGAGACGCGCTGAGCAGCTCGAGTCTGAGCTCCAGAGACAACAAGAAGTAATTAGGCACAAAGAAGAAATTCTCCGTAGAACTAAT AGTGAACTAGCTGCTTTAAGAAGAGAAAACGCAAGTCTTAGACAGGGTTTTGGGGGTGGTCAACCTGATCACAGAACGCAAAGGTTGGCCCAGAATTTGGTCACTGCTGCTACAAATGCGGAATCATCTCTAAG aaCCCTTCTGCAGGGAGTGGAAGACCTTCGCATCCTTGCGTCAGCCCTGGACCAGGGTCCATCGGGCCAGATGCACTCACCCCCCAGACAATCCCCCCACCACGACTTTGACCACGAGGACAGAGCAGGGCCTGCCCTCTAA
- the zyd gene encoding sodium/potassium/calcium exchanger 3, with amino-acid sequence MASNNNFTHTLRAGRILWRDGQQSAANCTPPAIDDFPGDFFTEEQRQEGAVIVHLFISLYCFYAVAVVCDKYFVPAVERICNILHMSGDVAGATFMAAATSAPEMFVNVIGTFITEGDIGVGTIVGSAVFNILAVAACCGIGAGMVVPLEWWPLTRDCVAYGITVVLLIITIRDERVEWYEALTLVLIYFIYIAVMYYDTSIQKAFKSFSNDAKKPESIPSRDVEARDACIPLQDTDSKATATNENDKENNGRVCIVTEEFKSEKIYLSTYPKGKSFWIELKYIISWPIHFILFLTVPDCENPNWTKWYPATFCMCIVWIGSLTYIVSWALTIIGDTMKIPDSVMGITFLAAGTSIPEAVSSVIVAKQGHGSMGISNSIGSNTFDILLCLGLPWFIKAAFLPTRENHHYITIQSSGLEYSAISLLSSLFLLYMTFFCNKFRLDRKVGIVCLIMYVCFLVLASVIELNVFFVVNLPTCER; translated from the exons ATGGCCTCGAACAACAATTTCACGCACACTTTAAGAG CTGGCCGCATATTGTGGAGGGACGGCCAGCAGAGCGCGGCAAACTGCACGCCGCCGGCCATCGATGACTTCCCCGGCGACTTTTTCACGGAGGAGCAACGCCAGGAAGGTGCTGTCATCGTCCACCTGTTCATCTCCCTCTACTGTTTCTATGCAGTCGCGGTCGTGTGCGACAAATACTTCGTTCCTGCCGTCGAAAGGATATGCaaca TTCTGCACATGTCCGGCGACGTGGCGGGCGCCACCTTCATGGCGGCGGCGACGTCGGCGCCTGAAATGTTCGTCAACGTGATCGGCACGTTCATCACGGAGGGCGACATCGGCGTCGGCACGATCGTCGGCAGCGCCGTCTTCAACATCTTGGCGGTGGCCGCGTGCTGCGGCATTGGCGCCGGCATGGTCGTGCCGCTCGAGTGGTGGCCCCTGACCAGGGACTGCGTCGCTTACGGCATCACTGTTGTCCTCCTTATTATCACCATCCGCGATGAGCGCGTCGAGTGGTACGAGGCGCTTACCCTTGTCCTCATCTACTTCATTTACATAGCTG TGATGTATTATGACACGAGCATTCAGAAAGCGTTTAAGAGTTTTTCGAATGATGCCAAGAAGCCTGAGTCGATCCCCAGCAGAGATGTGGAAG CGCGTGACGCTTGCATCCCTCTCCAAGACACGGACTCCAAGGCCACGGCTACTAACGAGAATGACAAAGAAAATAACGGTCGAGTCTGTATTGTTACGGAAGAATTCAAGTCAg AGAAAATCTACTTGAGCACCTATCCGAAGGGCAAGAGCTTTTGGATCGAGTTGAAGTACATAATTTCGTGGCCAATTCACTTCATCCTGTTCCTGACCGTTCCCGATTGTGAGAATCCGAACTGGACCAAGTGGTACCCCGCCACCTTTTGCATGTGCATCGTCTGGATCGGCAGTCTTACCTACATCGTCTCCTGGGCCCTTACAATTATAG gCGATACCATGAAAATTCCCGACAGCGTGATGGGAATCACTTTCCTGGCTGCTGGAACTAGCATACCTGAGGCGGTTTCGAGCGTCATTGTTGCCAAGcaag GCCACGGCTCAATGGGTATCAGCAACTCGATCGGCTCCAACACTTTCGACATTCTGCTCTGCCTTGGTCTGCCGTGGTTCATCAAGGCGGCGTTCTTACCGACCCGGGAGAACCACCACTACATCACGATTCAATCCTCAGGGCTGGAGTACAGCGCCATCTCGCTGCTCTCCAGCCTCTTCCTGCTCTACATGACCTTTTTCTGCAACAAGTTCCGGCTGGATCGCAAAGTGGGCATCGTCTGCCTGATCATGTACGTGTGCTTCCTCGTGCTGGCCTCGGTCATCGAGCTCAACGTCTTCTTCGTCGTCAACCTGCCCACCTgcgagagataa
- the LOC135946328 gene encoding protein dj-1beta-like, producing MTAIKTLLLLVHGGEDMEIFQTVDTLRKARRFEVTVAGVIGPETVKTSADINCTPDESLDDALKKGPYDLVVLPGGLYGAPVLAASEKVGALVREQEAAGRVIASICGGGWALMKHGAVRGKRITSFPYFRNLMRQMDVNNEWKIIDDERVVKDGNFISSQGPGTSAEFAFAIVEHFLGREQAEILAAFYLYNRDAVMPQK from the exons ATGACCGCCATAAAGACATTGCTTTTGCTCGTTCATGGCGGCGAAGATATGGAGATTTTCCAAACCGTAGACACCTTGAGAAAGGCTCGACga tttgagGTGACCGTGGCTGGCGTGATCGGTCCTGAGACAGTCAAAACCTCAGCTGACATCAACTGCACGCCCGACGAAAGCCTGGACGACGCCCTGAAAAAGGGTCCGTACGACCTGGTCGTCCTGCCAGGTGGATTGTACGGAGCTCCAGTCCTTGCAGCG TCAGAGAAAGTCGGCGCCCTGGTCCGCGAGCAGGAGGCGGCGGGTCGCGTGATCGCATCTATCTGCGGCGGGGGCTGGGCCTTGATGAAGCACGGTGCCGTTAGGGGTAAGAGGATCACTTCGTTCCCCTACTTCAGGAACCTGATGCGCCAGATGGACGTTAACAACGAGTGGAAAATCATCGACGACGAGCGCGTCGTCAAAGATG GAAACTTTATTTCGAGCCAAGGGCCAGGAACATCAGCGGAATTCGCGTTCGCCATCGTGGAGCACTTTTTAGGTCGCGAACAGGCCGAAATTCTGGCTGCCTTCTACCTGTACAACAGGGATGCCGTAATGCCGCAGAAGTAG
- the LOC135945560 gene encoding Parkinson disease protein 7 homolog — protein MIVDGLRVLVLIAQGISTTELIPVADMLRRVRMEVVIAGIDGPQALKADSNMNIVPDNSLDDALKRGPFNVIVIPGMEQSAYLVSQNQKAKKLVQEHVAQKKLVGALGAGCLTLMEFGVGKGKRFAASPGFIEVMMSEDKKKEWKFVKNETVVIDGNFITSHGMWTAMDFAFDLIEKLRGKKEADTLADFVLHIRHRKNATLIPVKM, from the exons ATGATCGTGGACGGTTTGAGGGTGCTGGTGCTGATCGCCCAAGGGATAAGCACCACTGAGCTTATCCCTGTGGCTGACATGTTGCGTCGTGTCAGG ATGGAGGTGGTCATTGCTGGCATCGACGGGCCTCAAGCACTGAAGGCGGACTCAAACATGAATATCGTTCCGGACAATAGCCTGGACGACGCCCTGAAGAGAGGTCCGTTCAACGTCATTGTCATACCAGGAATGGAGCAAAGCGCTTATTTGGTCAGCCAG aacCAGAAAGCGAAGAAATTGGTGCAAGAGCATGTGGCCCAGAAAAAACTCGTGGGTGCACTGGGCGCTGGTTGTTTGACCTTGATGGAGTTTGGAGTTGGCAAAGGGAAAAGGTTCGCCGCTTCGCCAGGCTTTATTGAAGTGATGATGAGCGAGGACAAGAAAAAAGAGTGGAAATTCGTTAAGAACGAAACGGTCGTTATTGACG gtaaCTTTATCACCTCTCATGGTATGTGGACTGCCATGGACTTTGCCTTTGACCTGATTGAAAAGCTGCGAGGCAAAAAGGAAGCAGACACACTTGCAGACTTTGTTCTCCACATTCGTCACCGTAAAAATGCAACTTTAATCCCagtaaaaatgtag
- the LOC135946840 gene encoding sodium/potassium/calcium exchanger 3-like, with the protein MPETGHSGRARGARLLLRWALVLRSGIALGVPLIYFAIAALSGVTQQSERAFASRRLLSTSRLAAEDGTTFSPFNCTPPAIHDFPTDLFTDVERRHGAALLHAFLAFYLFILLAIVCDDYFVPSIERLIEVIGVTDDVGGATLMAAATSSPELFINVVGTFVTEGDIGVGAILGSAVFNILAVPACCGIAASKEIMLDWWPMTRDCGVYVLAVVALIVCLADEVVQWYEAAILVSMYVGYIVLMVYNRRISQWASRKVLFKCWSAPPESTPLLPPQANQSKVHVQGVRGEQEDSLLAWLHSLNPSETKYESVSTRQLNENINDEERVIVYDADAKAVQRGWFASCWRVFTAPIRLALFLSIPNQECCPRLYPLTFIMCICWIGTMTYVISWMITVVGDTLRIPDSVMGITFLAAGTSVPEVVSSVIVTRSGHGGMGISNSLGSNIFDVLLCLGLPWLIKSTMLATAVPLVGPARSRQELERAVVINSDGLEYSAVSLLSTTLLLYATFSCYHFRLNRRVGAACLALYALYLLLASLIELNVFFTVNLPICGR; encoded by the exons ATGCCGGAGACTGGGCACAGCGGCCGGGCCAGGGGGGCCAGGCTCCTCCTCAGGTGGGCGCTCGTCCTCAGGAGCGGCATCGCGCTCGGAGTGCCGCTAATCTACTTTGCAATCGCAGCTCTATCGGGCGTGACACAGCAATCAG AGAGAGCATTTGCGAGCAGACGCCTTCTATCCACCTCGCGGCTGGCTGCTGAGGATGGCACAACTTTTTCACCCTTCAACTGCACTCCGCCTGCCATACACGACTTTCCCACCGACTTATTTACCGACGTAGAGAGACGCCATGGGGCTGCATTGCTGCACGCGTTTCTCGCCTTTTAtctgtttattttgcttgCGATCGTGTGCGATGACTACTTTGTGCCTAGCATTGAACGTCTAATCGAAG TTATCGGCGTAACAGACGACGTTGGTGGAGCCACGTTGATGGCAGCAGCAACCTCATCTCCAGAGCTGTTCATCAACGTGGTCGGCACTTTCGTCACCGAGGGGGACATTGGCGTCGGGGCAATCCTCGGCAGCGCTGTCTTTAACATTTTGGCGGTGCCCGCATGCTGCGGCATTGCAGCATCAAAA gAAATAATGCTCGACTGGTGGCCGATGACCAGAGATTGCGGTGTGTACGTGTTGGCTGTTGTTGCGTTGATAGTCTGCCTTGCTGACGAAGTAGTTCAATGGTACGAAGCTGCGATTTTAGTCAGCATGTACGTCGGATATATAGTGT tGATGGTCTACAATCGGAGAATATCGCAGTGGGCAAGCAGAAAGGTATTATTTAAGTGTTGGTCCGCACCGCCTGAATCGACGCCGTTGCTGCCGCCGCAGGCGAACCAGTCAAAAG TGCATGTCCAAGGGGTACGCGGTGAGCAGGAGGACTCCTTGTTAGCTTGGCTACACAGCTTAAACCCCAGTGAAACCAAATACGAGTCCGTCTCCACGCGACAACTGAATGAAAACATTAACGACGAAG AGCGTGTCATAGTTTATGACGCAGATGCAAAAGCAGTGCAGCGCGGCTGGTTCGCTTCCTGCTGGCGGGTGTTCACGGCACCAATTCGCCTCGCCCTCTTCCTCAGCATCCCCAACCAAGAGTGCTGCCCCCGCCTCTACCCCCTCACTTTTATCATGTGCATTTGCTGGATCGGCACCATGACCTACGTCATCTCCTGGATGATCACCGTGGTCG GTGACACGTTGCGAATACCTGACAGTGTCATGGGCATCACATTCCTGGCGGCGGGCACGAGCGTCCCTGAGGTGGTGTCCAGCGTGATCGTCACTAGATCAG GTCACGGAGGAATGGGCATCAGCAACTCGCTGGGCTCAAACATCTTCGACGTGCTGCTTTGCCTGGGCCTGCCGTGGCTGATCAAGTCGACGATGCTGGCGACGGCGGTGCCGCTGGTGGGCCCAGCGCGCTCGCGGCAGGAGCTGGAGCGGGCCGTGGTGATCAACTCTGACGGACTTGAGTACAGCGCCGTCTCGTTGCTGTCCACCACGCTGCTGCTCTACGCCACCTTCAGCTGTTACCACTTCAGACTCAACAGAAGGGTCGGCGCCGCGTGCCTCGCCCTGTACGCACTCTACCTGCTGCTCGCCTCCCTCATCGAGCTCAACGTCTTCTTCACCGTCAATTTGCCCATTTGCGGCAGATAG
- the LOC135945843 gene encoding transmembrane protein 64 — protein sequence MDAEKGLEEDIKVQILSVGSICNCLISALALVSLVFVVFQCKEYLRLVLLWIEQQDSVVVYLIFVVLFTVVSFPFTWGYIFLNLACGYLFGTLKGLLVVAVAAVIGITIAHYVIQTFFADLAMQRMFNGDTAKALLAVIAGPNAFKVILFARLTPIPFGLQNTIFAGSYVSYKMYLLASATGLFPTQVINVYLGSTLRSMEDVLSDEATASTGYLVFAVQILVGCLLMAFVVHKAKAELKTALDGTEKCLSQPYR from the exons ATGGACGCGGAGAAAGGTCTCGAGGAGGACATCAAAGTGCAGATCTTGAGCGTGGGCTCCATCTGCAACTGCCTCATATCGGCCCTGGCCCTTGTCTCACTGGTGTTCGTCGTTTTTCAG TGCAAGGAATACCTGCGTCTCGTCCTGCTGTGGATCGAGCAGCAGGACTCAGTCGTTGTGTACCTGATTTTCGTGGTGCTCTTTACTGTGGTCTCGTTCCCCTTCACCTGGGGTTACATCTTCCTCAACCTAGCTTGCGGCTACCTCTTCGGCACCCTCAAGGGCCTGCTGGTGGTAGCCGTGGCGGCGGTAATCGGCATCACCATCGCCCACTACGTCATCCAGACATTCTTCGCCGACCTTGCCATGCAACGAATGTTCAACGGCGACACGGCCAAGGCCCTGCTCGCCGTCATAGCTGGACCAAACGCGTTCAAAGTCATCCTCTTTGCCAGACTTACGCCCATCCCCTTTGGACTGCAGAACACAATTTTTGCT gGGAGTTATGTCAGCTACAAAATGTACCTTTTGGCCTCTGCTACCGGTCTCTTCCCGACACAAGTGATCAACGTATACTTAGGCTCAACGCTGCGCTCTATGGAAGACGTACTCTCTGATGAGGCAACAGCTTCAACTGGTTACCTTGTTTTCGCTGTACAG ATTCTTGTTGGCTGCCTTTTGATGGCATTTGTGGTGCACAAAGCCAAGGCAGAGCTGAAAACCGCGTTAGATGGTACTGAGAAATGTCTGAGCCAACCTTACAGATGA